One segment of Theobroma cacao cultivar B97-61/B2 chromosome 9, Criollo_cocoa_genome_V2, whole genome shotgun sequence DNA contains the following:
- the LOC108663262 gene encoding uncharacterized protein LOC108663262, which translates to MDRRSLIQEMHGLGDMGVHFEFSRTNALFTHFRVRPILIDRIKATQRKYEFVAKALEDPQGRKGKMFTKGINGVLRYGTRLYVPNSDGLRRKILKEAHMAACVVHPRATKMYQDLRELYWWERLKKYVAEFVAKCLVRQQVKVEHQRPVRLLQPLPVHE; encoded by the coding sequence ATGGATAGGAGATCTTTGATTCAGGAGATGCATGGCTTAGGAGATATGGGTGTgcattttgaattttcaaggacaAATGCATTGTTCACACATTTTAGGGTTAGACCTATTTTAATAGACCGAATTAAAGCTACACAAAGGAAATATGAGTTTGTGGCCAAGGCCTTAGAGGACCCTCAGGGAAGGAAgggaaaaatgtttactaaaggTATAAATGGTGtattgaggtatggaaccagactttatgtgcccAACAGTGATGGATTGAGGAGAAAAATACTAAAAGAGGCGCATATGGCAGCGTGCGTGGTACATCCAAgagctacaaagatgtatcaagatttaagGGAGTTATACTGGTGGGAAAgacttaagaaatatgtagcTGAGTTTGTTGCTAAGTGCCTAGTTCGTCAACAAGTTAAAGTAGAGCACCAAAGGCCCGTAAGACTACTACAACCATTACCGGTGCACGAATGA